Genomic window (Salinibacterium sp. M195):
TGGCCTCACAATTGCGGCCCGTCGCCTGCTTCGCATCGGTGTGGTGCTGTTGGGGTTCAAGCTGAGTCTGGTGAGCATTGCCGAGCTCGGGTGGTTGGTGCTCGGCATGATTGTGCTGATCGTCGTGATCACGTTCTTCTTCACGTGGGGTTTGGGACGGATGCTGCGCCTTCCCGGTCAGCAGCCTTTGATGATTGCGGCCGGATTCTCGATCTGTGGCGCCTCCGCTGTTGGTGCAATGGCAGGGATGACTCGCGCCAAAGAATCTGACACGGCTACTCCGGTAGCTCTTGTCACTCTGTGCGGAACCCTCGCCATTGCCCTGCTGCCGGCGCTTCGTCCGCTGATCGGGCTCGATACGGCCGAGTTCGGGATGTGGGTGGGTGCGAGCGTTCACGATGTCGGCCAGGTCGTCGCGACGGCTCAAATCGCTGGCGCAACTGCCCTCGCTGTTGCTGTTGTTGTGAAGCTCACCCGCGTCGCGATGCTTGCCCCGATGGTTGCGCTTGCCGGTGTTGTTGTGGCTCGAAGCGACCGCAAGGCTGCGGCCGCCGCCGATGCCGACGGCGCGCGGGATGCAGACTCTGTCGATCTGAAACCTGCGAAGCGACCCGCGATCCTTCCTCTCTTCGTCGTCGGCTTTCTCGCTGCCGTACTGGTGCGCACCTTTGTGCCGGTATCAGATGGTTTTCTTGAGGTCGCGTCTTACGGCCAGGAACTCATGCTCGGCATGGCCCTCTTCGGACTCGGCGCCGCGATCAGTATCGGCAACCTCATCCGCACCGGCGGTCGTTCACTTCTCGTCGCACTGATCTCGTGGGCGTTCATCGCGCTCATCTCCCTCGGCGCTGTTGAGATCGCTCGTGCCGCTGGAGTCGCCGCTCTCGGCTAGCTCTACCTCCGTGCACGCGAAACGGCCCGCCACCCGCAAAGTGCGAGCAACGGGCCGTGAGCGATGCCTGTGCATTGCCGTTCGCGCGCTAGAGCCAGCGCCGAACGGGAGGTGCGAACCACCGAGATTCGCGCTTCTTGCGCAGCACGAGCTTCTCCATGATGGTGGTGACAGAAATCCGTGACGCGCTGACCACGAACACTGCCGTGACTACCGACAGTGCGAGCATGATCGGGTATTCCTGAATGAGCTGGTCGGCGAGCCAATAGGTCAGAAGCGTGAACGCACTCATGAGAGCTGCTGGCAAGGTCAGTACGCCCAAGATAAGGGCAATACCGAGACCGACCTCAAGAGCGGGGATGGCCCAGCCGAAGAAGCCAGGGGCTCCCCCGAGGAACGTGGTGGTGAATGCCTCGAAGAAGTCGGGCACGCGATTGTTGGAGACGGTGCTGTCGACCACGAGTCCAATGTCAGCCCCACCGAATCCTGCTTTCAGCTTGAATAAGCCTTCGTTAAGCCACAGGATGCCGAGGCCCACCCTCGCCGCTCCCGTGATGACGGAAGCGACGAGGGAAAGCGCACGGTTCATCATGAGAGGAGTGCGGACCCGAAGATTGCCTTGACCTTGTCGCAGTAGATGACGATGGTGTCGTAACCCGAAACATCCATGGCGTCGAAGGTAAAGGTCTGGCTCGCTTCATCGAAGACAACCGAGTCGATCAGCATGCCTGCTGCGACGGCATCCTCGTCGTTACCGTTGGTGAGGTACACGTGCAGGTCGGGGCCCTCGTCGGAGGAGTAACCCGACAGAACGATCTCGGAGTCACTGACGGTGACCGTTCCCGCGACGGACTTGTCGCCAGCACCCTCGAAGGTGCCAGTGCGGGTTACTTCTTCAGTCTGCGACTGCGACTGCGAAGCCTCGGGAGCTGCGGGCTCGCTGCTGCTGGTGTCAGTTGCTGCACCGCTGCAGGCGCTGAGCATGAGTGAGAGGGCGAGGATTGCTGCGCCGGTGATTGCTGTTTTTCTCATGAGGGAGTTCCTAAATTCGGTGTTGTGTGGAGGAAGTCGGCGGGCGTAACACTCGCTGACGGATACGAACGTAAGCCGCGGCATCCACACAATTGGAGGATGTTTCAAGAGCGTAAGAATTGAAACCGGTTGCGGCGGCGATGCCGATCTAGGCTGGGGTCATGGAGAACAAGCCGAACGTGACCATCGTGGAAGACGATGCAACCGTGCTCTCGGTGGTTTCCGAATTTTTACGCGGTCGAGGATATTCCGTTACCGGCATTAGCGATGGCATCCAGGCGCGCGACGCCCTGCGCGGCCCCCTGCCCGACGTGCTCATTCTTGATCGGATGCTGCCCGGCGTCGGCGGTGACGAACTCTGCCGTCAGGCGCGTGCGGCATCCCCGCAACTGCCGATCATCATGTTGACCGCTCTGGATGCCGTGGAAGAACGCATCGATGGTCTCGAACACGGTGCCGATGACTACATCGCTAAACCGTTCTCACTTCGCGAACTTCAACTGCGTATCGACGCGATGGTACGCCGCAGCCGCAGCTCGCACGTCACCTCTGAGATGTTTACTCTTGGCCAGTTTCGGGTTGACCCGGCGCACCGCAAGATTTTGCTCGACGGCAAAGAGATGACGCTCACCACTCGCGAATACGAGTTGTTTCTGTTTCTGCTGCAGAATCCGGATCGGGT
Coding sequences:
- a CDS encoding YeiH family protein; this translates as MNSPQEQTTFRRISPGLGLALGAFALALLISFLVPALPTLTVCVVLGILFSALPWRHAVRAEIKPGLTIAARRLLRIGVVLLGFKLSLVSIAELGWLVLGMIVLIVVITFFFTWGLGRMLRLPGQQPLMIAAGFSICGASAVGAMAGMTRAKESDTATPVALVTLCGTLAIALLPALRPLIGLDTAEFGMWVGASVHDVGQVVATAQIAGATALAVAVVVKLTRVAMLAPMVALAGVVVARSDRKAAAAADADGARDADSVDLKPAKRPAILPLFVVGFLAAVLVRTFVPVSDGFLEVASYGQELMLGMALFGLGAAISIGNLIRTGGRSLLVALISWAFIALISLGAVEIARAAGVAALG
- a CDS encoding DoxX family protein, with the protein product MMNRALSLVASVITGAARVGLGILWLNEGLFKLKAGFGGADIGLVVDSTVSNNRVPDFFEAFTTTFLGGAPGFFGWAIPALEVGLGIALILGVLTLPAALMSAFTLLTYWLADQLIQEYPIMLALSVVTAVFVVSASRISVTTIMEKLVLRKKRESRWFAPPVRRWL
- a CDS encoding DM13 domain-containing protein, producing the protein MRKTAITGAAILALSLMLSACSGAATDTSSSEPAAPEASQSQSQTEEVTRTGTFEGAGDKSVAGTVTVSDSEIVLSGYSSDEGPDLHVYLTNGNDEDAVAAGMLIDSVVFDEASQTFTFDAMDVSGYDTIVIYCDKVKAIFGSALLS
- a CDS encoding response regulator transcription factor; amino-acid sequence: MENKPNVTIVEDDATVLSVVSEFLRGRGYSVTGISDGIQARDALRGPLPDVLILDRMLPGVGGDELCRQARAASPQLPIIMLTALDAVEERIDGLEHGADDYIAKPFSLRELQLRIDAMVRRSRSSHVTSEMFTLGQFRVDPAHRKILLDGKEMTLTTREYELFLFLLQNPDRVLSRDDILREVWGWSFGEASTVTVHVRRLREKIEPEPRYPRYLLTEWGQGYRFTVKDAA